A single genomic interval of Brevibacillus brevis harbors:
- a CDS encoding amino acid ABC transporter ATP-binding protein — MIIQVSDLTKNYGDLKVLKGITTQVAEKEVVCVIGPSGSGKSTFLRCLNQLEEMSSGKIVINGHDLSDPKTDINKVREEVGMVFQRFNLFPHKTVLENVMLAPVKVKKMSQEEARKQGLALLQKVGLQDKADVYPERLSGGQMQRVAIARALAMNPKVMLFDEPTSALDPELVGEVLAVIKNLAKEGMTMVIVTHEMNFAKEVGDRIIFMDQGIIMAEGHPSEVFGNNVNDRLSSFLGKVLA, encoded by the coding sequence ATGATTATACAGGTGTCGGATTTGACGAAGAACTACGGCGATCTGAAAGTGTTGAAGGGCATTACGACTCAGGTAGCAGAAAAGGAAGTAGTCTGTGTCATTGGTCCGTCTGGCTCGGGCAAGAGCACGTTTTTACGTTGCTTGAATCAGTTGGAGGAAATGAGCAGCGGAAAAATTGTCATCAACGGACATGATTTGTCAGACCCCAAGACCGATATCAATAAAGTCAGAGAAGAGGTCGGGATGGTCTTTCAGCGCTTTAATCTCTTTCCGCATAAAACAGTGCTGGAAAACGTCATGCTGGCCCCTGTAAAAGTGAAGAAAATGTCCCAGGAAGAAGCCCGCAAGCAAGGCTTGGCTCTCTTACAGAAGGTTGGGCTTCAGGATAAGGCAGATGTGTATCCCGAGCGGCTGTCTGGCGGGCAGATGCAACGAGTCGCAATCGCAAGGGCGCTTGCCATGAATCCAAAGGTTATGCTGTTTGATGAGCCGACATCCGCCCTAGATCCGGAGCTGGTAGGTGAGGTGCTTGCCGTCATCAAAAATTTAGCCAAAGAAGGCATGACAATGGTGATCGTGACACACGAAATGAATTTTGCCAAGGAAGTGGGCGACCGAATCATTTTTATGGATCAAGGTATCATCATGGCAGAAGGACATCCCAGTGAGGTTTTTGGCAATAACGTTAACGATCGCTTGAGTTCGTTCTTGGGCAAGGTATTGGCGTAA
- the sppA gene encoding signal peptide peptidase SppA — protein sequence MHRKKWVALVIVLVVFLFGLLVEGIYGTYTDLVDHPGFAWEENVVSGYGNSKVVQLFVNGIISGQQNSSGLPSMTELLTEQLRRIEEDQMVKAVVLRIDSPGGEVVATDELHRRLLRLKQVRNLPIVVSMGSTAASGGYYLATTGDAIFANPNTLTGSLGVIFNLFNYSEAANKLGVHQYAIKSGRFKDIGSPARPLTDPERHIFQTLVNESYNNFVDVIVKGRNLSRQRVLEIADGRVYSGEQAKRLGLIDEFGDLEEATRYALSLSGEKEAMVIRYADQLSISKLLFSMKQYWSNPDPLGLNRIWDRQSSPRLLYQFMP from the coding sequence ATGCATCGAAAAAAGTGGGTCGCTCTCGTAATTGTACTGGTCGTTTTTCTATTCGGGCTTTTGGTGGAGGGTATTTACGGGACTTATACAGATCTCGTCGACCATCCTGGGTTCGCTTGGGAAGAAAATGTGGTATCGGGGTATGGCAACAGCAAAGTTGTACAACTCTTTGTGAACGGCATTATTTCGGGGCAACAAAATAGCTCTGGACTGCCTTCGATGACGGAACTATTGACTGAACAGCTCCGCCGAATTGAAGAGGATCAGATGGTGAAAGCCGTGGTCCTTCGCATTGATAGTCCAGGTGGAGAGGTCGTCGCCACAGATGAACTACACAGACGCTTGCTACGGCTCAAGCAGGTTCGCAATCTTCCCATTGTCGTCAGCATGGGTTCCACAGCAGCCTCAGGCGGTTATTACTTAGCCACAACAGGCGATGCGATTTTTGCCAATCCCAACACACTGACCGGTAGTCTCGGGGTCATTTTCAACCTGTTTAACTATAGTGAAGCTGCGAACAAGCTGGGTGTACATCAATACGCGATCAAAAGCGGGCGCTTCAAGGATATTGGCAGTCCAGCCCGGCCACTGACGGACCCAGAACGGCACATTTTCCAAACACTTGTCAACGAAAGCTACAACAATTTCGTCGACGTCATCGTGAAGGGCCGCAACCTCTCCCGCCAACGCGTGCTGGAAATCGCTGACGGCCGTGTCTATTCCGGTGAGCAAGCAAAACGACTGGGGCTCATCGATGAATTCGGTGATTTGGAGGAAGCGACACGCTACGCTCTCTCTTTGTCTGGTGAAAAAGAAGCCATGGTCATTCGCTATGCAGACCAGCTCTCCATCAGCAAGCTGTTATTCAGTATGAAGCAGTACTGGTCGAATCCTGATCCGCTTGGTCTCAATCGAATATGGGACCGCCAAAGTTCACCTCGCCTCCTGTATCAGTTCATGCCCTAG
- a CDS encoding RDD family protein: protein MNQLPDDEKAHDPVSHEPYQEAHPQHSYAGFWIRVVASLLDSMFLIGISYLVFNPLRRVFAVPYASFHFIDLVEALFDLLYMILLTWWTGQTLGKLITGIRVISARQTRGNLTGGQVLLREVIGKFLASLVFGLGYLWVAWHPRKQGWHDLIAKTYVIRDRRP, encoded by the coding sequence ATGAACCAGCTTCCCGACGATGAAAAAGCACATGATCCTGTATCCCATGAACCCTATCAAGAAGCCCATCCACAGCATTCGTATGCAGGCTTCTGGATTCGTGTCGTAGCCTCACTCCTTGATTCGATGTTCTTGATCGGGATTAGCTACCTCGTTTTCAATCCGTTACGGCGTGTTTTTGCCGTTCCTTACGCCTCTTTTCACTTCATCGATTTGGTAGAGGCGTTGTTTGATCTCCTCTATATGATCTTGCTGACCTGGTGGACCGGACAAACCTTGGGAAAGCTGATCACAGGCATCCGTGTCATCAGTGCAAGACAGACGCGAGGCAATCTGACAGGCGGGCAGGTATTATTGCGCGAAGTCATCGGCAAATTCCTTGCTTCACTCGTATTCGGACTGGGCTATCTATGGGTTGCATGGCACCCACGTAAGCAAGGCTGGCATGATCTGATTGCCAAAACGTATGTCATCCGGGATCGTCGACCGTAA
- a CDS encoding ABC transporter ATP-binding protein: MSKENVWGRLTEYARPFQKQILGALFLLLLGTSAELAGPFLAKVMIDNHILAIQKPWYQLDEVPPQAAEQVASLNGTNYIREDVAAKMGLALDSIKQKEVSVLTEGTTYYLVSGKVNPNTQKQFTPIAPENGRERFEVTTKDQSGQKMTSTGIRLTAEEVKAMYQGDVLPIVWLSVGYGALILLSAGFNYVQILWLQKIAQRIIQQMRMKLFIHLQKLPVAFFDKTPVGALVSRVSNDTEAIRELYVSVLATFVQNGLYLIGILIALYILQPELALFCFLTVPVLVLLVYVYQKYSSRYYAVIRAKLGDMNTTINEMIQNMTIVQAFRREKGVQKEFADVNEDYFKVRMKEINLESLLLRPAVDLIWKVSLTLIVWYYGSTSFHSAISFGALFAFVDYMGRFFEPINMIMNRLSQMQQATISAGRVFEIMDETTEKKETGAQIERPRGEVVFDNVSFAYQGDDYVLKNVSFTAQPGQTIALVGHTGSGKSSLMNLLLGFYPVTKGSILIDGQDMRQIDTHSLRSHVGLVLQDPFLFTGSIGFNIRMYKDTITDEEVKRAAKAVRADEFISKLPGGYDEPVVERGMTLSAGQRQLISFARALAADPAMLILDEATASIDSETELAIQEALHVLSKGRTTFIIAHRLSTIQHADQILVLSRGEIMERGTHDELMAQNGLYQKMYQLQQGSASVESA; this comes from the coding sequence ATGAGCAAAGAAAATGTATGGGGGCGTTTGACCGAGTACGCCAGGCCATTTCAAAAGCAAATACTAGGCGCGTTGTTTCTGCTCTTGCTGGGAACGAGTGCAGAGTTGGCAGGTCCTTTTTTAGCCAAGGTCATGATTGATAATCACATCCTGGCGATCCAAAAGCCTTGGTATCAACTGGACGAAGTGCCACCACAAGCAGCGGAGCAAGTCGCCTCACTGAACGGTACGAACTATATTCGTGAAGATGTTGCAGCAAAGATGGGTCTTGCTTTGGACAGTATCAAGCAAAAGGAAGTAAGCGTGCTGACAGAAGGCACGACCTATTACTTGGTTTCTGGCAAAGTGAATCCAAACACGCAGAAGCAATTCACTCCGATTGCGCCAGAAAACGGCAGGGAGCGCTTCGAGGTAACAACGAAGGATCAATCAGGTCAAAAGATGACCTCTACAGGCATTCGGCTGACCGCAGAGGAAGTCAAGGCGATGTATCAGGGGGATGTCCTGCCCATTGTCTGGCTGTCCGTAGGTTATGGAGCACTGATCTTGCTCTCTGCTGGATTCAATTACGTCCAGATTTTGTGGCTGCAAAAGATCGCTCAGCGCATCATTCAGCAAATGCGGATGAAGCTGTTTATCCATTTGCAAAAGCTCCCGGTTGCCTTTTTTGACAAAACGCCAGTAGGGGCGCTCGTCTCCCGTGTGAGCAATGATACAGAAGCCATCCGTGAGCTGTATGTAAGTGTACTCGCCACATTTGTACAAAACGGTCTTTATTTGATTGGAATCTTGATCGCGCTCTACATCTTGCAGCCTGAGCTCGCTCTCTTCTGCTTTTTGACTGTGCCAGTGCTCGTACTGCTAGTCTACGTGTATCAAAAGTACAGTTCTCGCTACTATGCGGTGATTCGCGCGAAGCTCGGTGATATGAACACAACGATCAATGAAATGATCCAGAACATGACGATCGTGCAGGCTTTTCGCCGGGAGAAGGGTGTACAAAAGGAGTTCGCTGATGTAAACGAAGACTACTTCAAGGTGCGGATGAAAGAGATCAATCTGGAATCCTTGCTTTTGCGCCCAGCGGTAGATTTGATCTGGAAAGTTTCCTTGACCCTGATCGTCTGGTATTACGGCTCGACCTCCTTCCACAGCGCGATTTCCTTTGGTGCGCTTTTTGCTTTTGTCGATTACATGGGACGTTTTTTCGAACCAATCAACATGATCATGAATCGGTTGTCACAAATGCAGCAGGCGACCATTTCGGCGGGGCGCGTCTTCGAAATTATGGATGAGACCACGGAGAAGAAAGAAACGGGTGCACAAATCGAGCGCCCGCGTGGAGAGGTTGTTTTTGATAACGTATCTTTTGCTTATCAAGGTGACGATTACGTCTTGAAAAACGTCTCCTTTACGGCGCAGCCTGGTCAGACGATTGCCTTGGTAGGACACACCGGATCGGGAAAAAGCTCTTTGATGAATTTGCTGCTCGGGTTCTATCCGGTGACGAAAGGGAGCATTTTGATCGACGGCCAAGATATGAGACAGATTGATACGCACTCATTGCGCAGTCATGTCGGACTCGTTTTGCAGGACCCGTTCTTGTTTACGGGAAGCATTGGATTCAATATTCGTATGTACAAGGATACGATTACGGATGAAGAAGTGAAGCGGGCTGCAAAAGCCGTACGTGCTGACGAATTCATTTCCAAGCTCCCGGGTGGTTATGACGAACCAGTCGTCGAGCGAGGCATGACGTTATCCGCAGGCCAACGCCAATTGATCTCTTTTGCTCGGGCACTGGCTGCTGATCCTGCGATGCTGATCTTGGATGAAGCAACGGCAAGCATTGACAGCGAAACAGAGCTAGCCATTCAGGAAGCGTTGCATGTACTATCAAAAGGTAGGACGACATTTATCATTGCACATCGATTGTCGACGATTCAGCATGCCGACCAGATTCTTGTTTTGTCCCGGGGAGAAATCATGGAGAGAGGTACACATGATGAACTCATGGCGCAAAATGGACTTTATCAAAAAATGTATCAGCTTCAACAGGGGAGTGCTTCCGTAGAGAGTGCTTAG
- a CDS encoding polysaccharide deacetylase family protein → MRKCIRYALLFACLLGYGTLPAFAQQTLPSYEPIHRIDTEKKVVALTFDDGPDAIYTPKILEVLHQYNVRATFFVLGSQVDKHPKVMQWIYKAGHEIGNHGYHHFDLNKLTEHEVYEEIKHAERSILKTTGILAQYYRPPYGILTHDVMNAVQSSGYDIIHWSIDPRDWSLARTANVIAKSVKSNVSSGDIILFHDGGLNQRQTVAALRELITDLRSQGYRFVTVSQLLDAAK, encoded by the coding sequence ATGCGCAAATGCATACGGTACGCTTTGCTTTTCGCCTGCCTTCTTGGCTACGGCACCCTACCTGCTTTTGCCCAGCAAACACTGCCTTCGTATGAGCCGATCCACAGAATTGACACAGAGAAAAAGGTCGTCGCTCTCACTTTTGATGATGGGCCGGATGCTATCTATACGCCCAAAATTCTTGAAGTGCTGCATCAGTACAATGTTCGCGCTACGTTTTTTGTCCTTGGCTCCCAAGTGGACAAGCATCCAAAGGTCATGCAGTGGATTTACAAGGCTGGGCATGAAATCGGCAACCACGGCTACCACCATTTTGATCTGAACAAGCTGACCGAGCATGAAGTGTACGAAGAAATCAAGCATGCAGAACGCTCCATTTTGAAAACGACCGGCATTTTGGCGCAATACTACCGTCCTCCCTACGGCATCCTGACACATGACGTCATGAATGCGGTTCAGTCCAGTGGCTACGACATCATTCACTGGTCGATTGATCCTCGTGATTGGTCTTTGGCACGCACGGCTAACGTCATTGCCAAAAGCGTAAAGAGCAATGTCTCCTCCGGGGATATCATCCTGTTTCATGATGGGGGTCTAAACCAACGGCAAACAGTCGCTGCACTCCGGGAGCTCATCACAGATTTGCGTTCGCAGGGCTATCGATTTGTCACCGTCAGTCAACTGTTGGATGCAGCAAAATAA
- a CDS encoding CAP-associated domain-containing protein, with protein sequence MRKQKVTSILALSLSLALLGHVAPVLPVSAASAVPQAAADKTNDVYNLQLGMSTAQVEQTLGKPARIDASHTGVEWWIYNQDLNNYIQVGMQNGKVVTLFTNGAKLNLNGISIGSATKDLQNSWGAPQNTLTITPSLRIQKNTLAHPTYIQNNQAITFSIDQLGGNKVTGVRISTPEHFATIAIGLMYPISYTKLPELPKLTDAQIKQAALAYEKQNLDLLNVARQRAKLPVITWDEQVAAVARAHSQDMAQNNFFNHTSPSTGSPFDRLKQAGIRYSSAGENIAYGQLDGVEAHISWMNSAGHRQNLLSPKFKQLGVGIVMKDGRPYFTQNFVTR encoded by the coding sequence ATGCGTAAACAGAAAGTAACCAGCATCCTCGCCCTGAGCCTTTCGCTAGCTCTGCTCGGCCACGTTGCCCCTGTCCTTCCTGTTTCAGCAGCATCTGCTGTCCCTCAAGCAGCAGCCGATAAAACGAATGACGTCTATAACCTTCAGCTAGGAATGAGCACAGCACAGGTCGAACAAACATTAGGCAAGCCTGCCCGCATTGATGCTAGTCATACGGGCGTGGAATGGTGGATTTACAATCAAGATTTGAACAACTACATTCAAGTCGGCATGCAAAACGGCAAGGTCGTGACGTTGTTTACCAATGGCGCCAAGCTGAATCTGAATGGCATCTCGATTGGTTCCGCTACCAAAGACCTACAAAATAGCTGGGGTGCACCGCAAAACACGTTGACGATCACACCAAGTCTGCGTATCCAAAAAAATACCCTTGCTCATCCGACCTATATCCAAAACAATCAGGCGATCACCTTCTCTATCGATCAGTTGGGTGGAAATAAGGTCACAGGAGTGCGTATCTCTACTCCAGAGCATTTTGCTACCATCGCGATTGGTTTGATGTATCCCATTTCCTATACGAAATTACCGGAACTGCCAAAACTGACAGACGCACAAATAAAGCAAGCAGCGCTTGCATACGAGAAACAAAATTTGGACTTGCTCAACGTGGCAAGGCAACGTGCCAAGCTCCCTGTTATCACTTGGGATGAACAAGTTGCAGCAGTAGCCAGAGCACACAGCCAAGACATGGCCCAGAACAACTTTTTCAACCATACCTCCCCATCTACGGGAAGTCCGTTTGATCGTTTGAAGCAAGCCGGCATTCGTTACAGCTCAGCTGGTGAAAATATTGCCTACGGCCAACTAGACGGAGTCGAAGCCCATATAAGCTGGATGAACTCCGCAGGTCATCGTCAAAACTTGCTCTCTCCAAAATTCAAGCAGCTTGGCGTTGGTATCGTTATGAAAGATGGCCGCCCGTATTTCACGCAAAATTTTGTTACTCGCTAA
- a CDS encoding MFS transporter has translation MSQSRYTFWVLILVVGIAGLSQGLTIPMLTVLLEKQGVSSVMNGLNAAALYIGMVMVNPFLEIPLRRIGYRSTILWGLLLVTIATALIPMFSHLAVWFVLRLLMGVGDSGLHYASQMWVTKIAAPENRGRDLSIYGLAYGVGFSIGPLGLSVLHLGIWVPFGGLLVLYLIAFLLLSRIKNEFPAQIEQTEKKQNKYAFVLRLAWLALIPSFLYGFMETSLNGSFPVYALRTGLSVEWVSLILPSFVVGSIILQMPLGALSDRIGRKQVMLVCALVGGLAFFLFPFAGENVWLMMLLLAIAGAAVGSFYSLGLAFSADILPASMVPTAGIIAGVNFGVASILAPNVNGLLMDVWEPWTIFWLMGSLLIVFAAACLFFKQKATQEQTYSMPLQKQG, from the coding sequence ATGTCACAGTCACGTTACACCTTTTGGGTGTTGATTTTGGTTGTTGGTATTGCGGGGTTAAGCCAAGGCTTGACGATCCCGATGCTGACGGTATTATTGGAAAAACAAGGTGTATCATCCGTGATGAACGGACTCAACGCCGCTGCCTTGTATATTGGGATGGTCATGGTCAATCCATTTTTGGAAATCCCACTGCGGCGGATTGGATACCGATCCACGATATTATGGGGGTTGCTGTTGGTGACAATCGCAACAGCACTCATCCCGATGTTTAGCCATTTGGCGGTCTGGTTCGTACTACGCTTACTGATGGGTGTGGGCGATAGCGGTTTACATTACGCCAGCCAGATGTGGGTGACCAAGATTGCCGCTCCCGAGAATCGTGGACGCGATCTTTCCATTTACGGGCTGGCATATGGCGTGGGCTTTAGTATTGGTCCATTAGGCTTAAGCGTGCTGCATTTGGGGATTTGGGTACCTTTTGGCGGCTTGCTCGTTCTGTATCTGATTGCCTTTTTATTATTATCCCGAATCAAAAATGAGTTCCCTGCACAGATTGAACAAACGGAAAAGAAGCAAAACAAGTATGCATTTGTTTTGCGACTTGCCTGGCTGGCGCTGATTCCTTCGTTTTTGTACGGATTCATGGAGACGTCACTCAACGGTAGTTTTCCCGTTTATGCCTTGCGTACCGGCTTGTCCGTTGAATGGGTTTCCTTGATCCTTCCGTCGTTTGTTGTGGGAAGCATTATCTTGCAGATGCCGCTGGGGGCATTGAGTGACCGCATCGGACGCAAGCAGGTCATGCTCGTGTGTGCCCTTGTAGGGGGATTGGCCTTCTTCCTGTTCCCGTTTGCAGGTGAAAACGTATGGCTGATGATGCTGTTGTTGGCCATAGCAGGAGCAGCAGTCGGTTCCTTTTACTCGCTGGGCTTGGCTTTTTCGGCAGATATTTTACCAGCATCGATGGTTCCTACCGCAGGAATTATCGCGGGCGTCAATTTTGGTGTTGCCAGTATTTTGGCTCCGAATGTGAATGGTCTGTTGATGGACGTGTGGGAGCCGTGGACGATCTTTTGGCTGATGGGATCACTGCTCATTGTTTTTGCGGCAGCATGTCTGTTTTTCAAACAAAAAGCTACCCAAGAACAGACGTATTCGATGCCGTTGCAAAAACAGGGGTAA
- a CDS encoding GNAT family N-acetyltransferase: MQPIQRIAINEDTYLKQLELADAEELFLLTDSNRENLMEWLPWLNYTKKVEDSRQFIQATINQYNDNRGINYGIWYQGRLAGTVGVHTVDWINKKTSIGYWLGAQFQGKGLMTEAVATYLDVLIFGSWDLEKVTIQAATENFKSRSIPERLGFQLEGILRRNEFLYDHYVDHATYSLLKEEWLDWKTDKKS; encoded by the coding sequence ATGCAACCGATTCAACGGATAGCCATCAATGAAGATACGTACTTGAAACAATTAGAATTAGCTGATGCTGAGGAGTTATTTTTGCTTACGGATTCGAACCGGGAGAATCTTATGGAATGGCTGCCGTGGCTGAATTATACGAAGAAGGTAGAGGATTCGCGCCAATTCATCCAAGCGACGATCAACCAGTACAACGATAATCGCGGCATCAACTACGGTATTTGGTACCAAGGACGTCTGGCTGGTACAGTCGGTGTACATACGGTGGATTGGATTAACAAAAAGACGTCCATTGGCTATTGGCTGGGTGCGCAATTTCAGGGCAAGGGCCTGATGACAGAAGCAGTGGCGACCTACTTGGACGTATTGATCTTCGGGTCGTGGGATTTGGAAAAAGTAACGATTCAGGCTGCTACGGAAAACTTCAAGAGCAGATCGATCCCCGAACGATTAGGGTTTCAACTGGAAGGGATACTACGCCGGAATGAATTCCTTTACGATCATTACGTGGATCATGCCACTTACAGCCTGCTAAAAGAAGAATGGCTCGACTGGAAAACCGATAAAAAATCTTAG
- a CDS encoding ABC transporter ATP-binding protein — protein sequence MQTLRQLSWFFRAYWKRYVIGISVLFIIDVLMLWPPKLIGDTVDSIRNSSLTDADLTQTVVILLILGVSLYGLRFLWRYLLNGGALILERTLRERLFAHLTRMTPSFFHRKRSGDLMAVATNDIPAIEQTASTGVLTLVDALFMTVLTLGVMVTAIDWKLTLAALIPMPFLAWSTAYYGRLLHERFYLAQEAFGEMNDHVQQSVSGVRVLRAFVQEKADIEAYRRVSEKTLERNVSVSRIDALFEPTIAIIIGFSFLIGLGYGTYLVFTSAISLGDLVAFNLYLGLLIWPMFAFGWLVNVLQRGGASHKRFTELMVEQPDVTEAANPVTSQIANTVEARHFSFTYPGTDKPALTDISFRLGEGETLGIVGRTGSGKSTLCRALLHQYQMKEQALFIGGIPIEGLAFDTLREKIGYVPQEHLLFSRTIVENVAFGKPQATTEEVMHALELAEMKRDLEQFRDGLQTMVGEKGVTLSGGQKQRISIARALLMDAGILILDDSLSAVDARTEESILRHLRQERADKTTIITAHRLSAVQHAQLILVLDEGQIVERGTHDELMQRNGWYAEQYRRQQMEQDVAG from the coding sequence ATGCAGACACTTCGGCAATTATCTTGGTTTTTTCGTGCCTATTGGAAACGGTACGTCATTGGGATCTCTGTGTTGTTTATTATCGATGTGCTCATGCTTTGGCCGCCGAAATTAATTGGCGACACGGTGGATTCGATTCGCAACAGTTCCCTGACGGACGCTGACTTGACGCAAACAGTGGTCATCTTGCTCATTTTGGGTGTTAGCTTGTATGGATTGCGGTTTCTCTGGCGGTATTTGTTAAATGGAGGAGCTTTGATACTGGAGAGGACGTTGCGTGAGCGACTGTTTGCCCATTTGACGAGAATGACTCCGTCGTTTTTTCATCGCAAACGCAGTGGCGATCTGATGGCCGTCGCTACCAACGACATTCCTGCCATTGAACAAACGGCCAGTACAGGGGTGCTTACGCTTGTCGATGCGCTGTTCATGACCGTGTTAACGCTGGGCGTCATGGTGACCGCGATTGATTGGAAGCTGACGCTGGCGGCACTGATCCCGATGCCGTTTTTGGCTTGGTCAACGGCGTACTATGGAAGGTTGCTGCATGAGCGCTTTTACTTGGCGCAGGAAGCATTCGGAGAGATGAATGATCATGTCCAACAATCTGTGTCAGGCGTTCGGGTATTGAGAGCGTTTGTACAGGAAAAGGCCGATATCGAGGCGTATCGCCGGGTCAGTGAAAAAACGTTGGAGCGAAATGTGAGCGTTTCGCGGATCGACGCCCTGTTCGAGCCGACGATCGCGATTATTATTGGCTTCAGCTTTTTGATCGGGCTGGGCTATGGGACGTATTTGGTGTTCACCAGCGCCATCTCCTTAGGGGATTTGGTTGCGTTCAATTTATACTTGGGTCTTTTAATTTGGCCGATGTTCGCCTTTGGTTGGCTTGTCAATGTGTTGCAACGCGGTGGTGCTTCCCACAAGCGTTTCACAGAACTAATGGTGGAGCAGCCAGATGTGACGGAGGCAGCGAATCCGGTCACGAGCCAAATCGCCAATACTGTAGAAGCACGCCATTTTTCTTTTACGTATCCGGGCACTGACAAGCCGGCACTCACCGACATCTCGTTTCGTTTGGGTGAAGGAGAGACGCTTGGGATTGTCGGACGGACAGGAAGCGGCAAGTCGACGCTATGTCGTGCCTTATTGCATCAATATCAGATGAAGGAACAAGCTTTGTTTATCGGGGGCATCCCGATCGAAGGACTCGCATTCGATACGCTGCGGGAAAAAATCGGCTACGTGCCTCAGGAGCATCTGCTGTTCTCACGGACGATTGTCGAAAATGTTGCATTCGGGAAACCACAAGCGACGACCGAGGAAGTGATGCATGCGTTGGAGCTTGCGGAGATGAAGAGAGATCTGGAGCAATTCAGAGATGGATTGCAAACCATGGTTGGAGAGAAGGGGGTCACCCTCTCCGGGGGGCAAAAACAGCGCATTTCCATTGCACGCGCTCTTTTGATGGATGCGGGAATCCTGATTCTCGATGATTCATTATCGGCTGTGGACGCCCGGACTGAGGAGAGCATCCTTCGTCATCTGAGACAGGAACGCGCGGATAAAACGACGATTATTACCGCTCATCGTCTGTCTGCCGTCCAGCATGCCCAACTGATTCTCGTACTGGATGAGGGGCAGATCGTCGAACGGGGGACACATGACGAGCTGATGCAGCGCAACGGCTGGTATGCAGAGCAGTACCGTCGTCAGCAGATGGAACAGGATGTGGCTGGTTGA
- the mtnA gene encoding S-methyl-5-thioribose-1-phosphate isomerase, with amino-acid sequence MTTSTQLAPVKWENDALVLLDQTRLPVETIYLNLTTSEQVWGSIRRLEVRGAPAIGMAAAYGLYLGIRGSEASNYDEFWQELNQQADYLGSSRPTAVNLFWALDRIKARVEKESGASIAKLKAAVLDEALAIQKEDAEVCRTIGEHLLTLLHDGMGILTHCNPGALATAAYGTATAPFYLAKERGWNLKVYADETRPVLQGARLTAFELQQAGIDVTLICDNMAAMVMSQGKVEAVIVGTDRVAANGDVANKIGTYGVAVLAKAHGIPFYVAAPLSSVDLETPTGADIPIEERPAEEITHGLGKQVAPDDIKVYNPAFDVTPAKYITAIVTETGIFKPEEIGNSKK; translated from the coding sequence ATGACAACCAGCACCCAATTGGCACCTGTTAAGTGGGAGAATGACGCATTGGTCTTGCTTGACCAGACGCGTCTGCCAGTAGAAACGATCTATTTGAACTTGACTACCTCCGAGCAAGTATGGGGTTCTATCCGTCGTTTGGAGGTGCGTGGCGCACCAGCGATTGGCATGGCGGCGGCTTACGGACTCTACCTTGGGATTCGTGGCAGTGAAGCGAGTAACTACGACGAGTTTTGGCAGGAACTGAACCAGCAGGCAGACTACCTGGGCTCTTCCCGTCCGACAGCCGTGAATCTGTTCTGGGCATTGGATCGCATCAAAGCTCGTGTTGAAAAAGAAAGCGGAGCGTCGATTGCCAAGTTAAAGGCGGCAGTGCTTGATGAAGCACTGGCGATTCAAAAGGAAGACGCTGAAGTATGCCGGACCATCGGAGAACATCTGCTCACACTGTTGCATGACGGTATGGGAATTCTCACGCACTGTAATCCAGGGGCATTGGCTACAGCAGCGTACGGTACGGCTACCGCTCCCTTTTATTTGGCAAAGGAACGCGGCTGGAACCTGAAGGTGTACGCGGACGAAACCCGTCCTGTCCTGCAAGGCGCTCGACTTACTGCATTTGAATTGCAGCAGGCAGGGATTGATGTGACGCTGATCTGCGACAACATGGCCGCGATGGTAATGTCCCAAGGGAAAGTAGAGGCTGTCATTGTGGGTACAGACCGCGTAGCAGCGAATGGCGATGTCGCCAACAAGATCGGTACGTATGGGGTAGCGGTATTGGCAAAAGCTCACGGCATTCCTTTTTACGTGGCCGCTCCCTTGTCCTCTGTTGATCTGGAGACACCGACAGGCGCAGATATTCCGATTGAAGAGCGTCCAGCCGAGGAAATTACCCATGGCTTGGGCAAACAGGTAGCTCCAGACGATATCAAGGTGTACAATCCTGCGTTCGATGTAACGCCTGCGAAGTACATTACAGCAATCGTTACGGAGACAGGCATTTTCAAGCCAGAAGAGATCGGCAATAGCAAAAAATAA